One Euphorbia lathyris chromosome 1, ddEupLath1.1, whole genome shotgun sequence DNA segment encodes these proteins:
- the LOC136223679 gene encoding C2 and GRAM domain-containing protein At1g03370-like isoform X1, which translates to MNRIDDAVGRILLVKFSMGLFENPLGDLRLVNELGSQKLQLGKQRCKTKVVKKSLNPTWGEEFSFRVEDLNDELVISVLDEDKYFNDEFVGQIKVPVSLIFYADNKSLGTAWYTLQRKHKKSKNKDCGDVFSGINFSQNSSFADLNSIDDHASLPRKSAEMSESPSRSFCGPSVSSSEEIASTKEEKAASQKKFAARMAHIFSKSIEAIANSDSKSIVD; encoded by the exons ATGAATCGTATCGATGATGCTGTTGGAAGGATTCTGCTTGTCAAGTTTAGCATGGGCCTCTTTGAAAACCCTTTGGGTGATCTCAGACTTGTCAATGAGCTCGGAAGCCAG AAATTGCAGTTAGGGAAGCAGAGGTGCAAGACCAAAGTTGTGAAGAAGAGCTTAAATCCCACTTGGGGAGAGGAGTTCAGTTTCCGAGTTGAGGATTTGAATGACGAGCTTGTAATCTCTGTGTTAGATGAGGACAAGTATTTTAATGATGAATTTGTTGGCCAGATTAAAGTCCCTGTCTCCCTAATTTTTTATGCAGATAATAAATCTCTTGGCACTGCTTGGTACACTCTCCAACGCAAACACAAGAAGTCCAAGAACAAAGATTGCG GTGACGTTTTTTCAGGCATAAATTTTTCTCAAAATAGTTCATTTGCTGATTTGAACTCTATTGATGATCATGCCTCGCTGCCCAGGAAGAGTGCAGAGATGTCAGAGTCTCCTTCTAGGTCATTTTGCGGGCCTTCAGTCTCATCCTCTGAGGAGATTGCGTCCACTAAGGAGGAAAAGGCTGCTTCCCAAAAAAAATTTGCTGCAAGGATGGCTCATATATTCAGTAAAAGTATAGAGGCAATAGCAAACTCTGATAGCAAAAGCATTGTCGACTGA
- the LOC136223679 gene encoding C2 and GRAM domain-containing protein At1g03370-like isoform X2, whose translation MNRIDDAVGRILLVKFSMGLFENPLGDLRLVNELGSQKLQLGKQRCKTKVVKKSLNPTWGEEFSFRVEDLNDELVISVLDEDKYFNDEFVGQIKVPVSLIFYADNKSLGTAWYTLQRKHKKSKNKDCGINFSQNSSFADLNSIDDHASLPRKSAEMSESPSRSFCGPSVSSSEEIASTKEEKAASQKKFAARMAHIFSKSIEAIANSDSKSIVD comes from the exons ATGAATCGTATCGATGATGCTGTTGGAAGGATTCTGCTTGTCAAGTTTAGCATGGGCCTCTTTGAAAACCCTTTGGGTGATCTCAGACTTGTCAATGAGCTCGGAAGCCAG AAATTGCAGTTAGGGAAGCAGAGGTGCAAGACCAAAGTTGTGAAGAAGAGCTTAAATCCCACTTGGGGAGAGGAGTTCAGTTTCCGAGTTGAGGATTTGAATGACGAGCTTGTAATCTCTGTGTTAGATGAGGACAAGTATTTTAATGATGAATTTGTTGGCCAGATTAAAGTCCCTGTCTCCCTAATTTTTTATGCAGATAATAAATCTCTTGGCACTGCTTGGTACACTCTCCAACGCAAACACAAGAAGTCCAAGAACAAAGATTGCG GCATAAATTTTTCTCAAAATAGTTCATTTGCTGATTTGAACTCTATTGATGATCATGCCTCGCTGCCCAGGAAGAGTGCAGAGATGTCAGAGTCTCCTTCTAGGTCATTTTGCGGGCCTTCAGTCTCATCCTCTGAGGAGATTGCGTCCACTAAGGAGGAAAAGGCTGCTTCCCAAAAAAAATTTGCTGCAAGGATGGCTCATATATTCAGTAAAAGTATAGAGGCAATAGCAAACTCTGATAGCAAAAGCATTGTCGACTGA